The DNA segment AGAGCTCAGACTCCCACCATCAGTAGGGGCAGAGTTAACACTGACAGAGCTTGCATTCTGACCATCAGTAGGGGCCAGAGTTAACAGTAGCAGAGCTCGCATTCTGACCATCAGTAGGGGCCAGAGTTAACACTGACAGAGCTCGCATTCTGACCATCAGTAGGGACCAGAGTTAACAGTGACAGAGCTCAGACTCCCACCATCAGTAGGGACCAGAGTTAACAGTGACAGAGCTCAGACTCCGACCATCAGTAGGGGCCAGAGTTAACAGTGACAGAGCTCAGACTCTCACCATCAGTAGGGGCCAGAGTTAACAGTGACAGAGCTCAGACTCTCACCATCAGTAGGGGCAGAGTTAACACTGACAGAGCTCGCATTCTGACCATCAGTAGGGGCCAGAGTTAACAGTGACAGAGCTCAGACTCTAACCATCAGTAGGGACCAGAGTTAACAGTGACAGAGCTCAGACTCCCACCATCAGTAGGGGCCAGAGTTAACAGTGACAGAGCTCGCATTCTGACCATCAGTAGGGGCCAGAGTTAACAGTGACAGAGCTCAGACTCTAACCATCAGTAGGGACCAGAGTTAACAGTGACAGAGCTCAGACTCCCACCATCAGTAGGGGCCAGAGTTAACAGTGACAGAGCTCGCATTCTGACCATCAGTAGGGACCAGAGTTAACAGTGACAGAGCTCAGACTCCCACCATCAGTAGGGACCAGAGTTAACAGTGACAGAGCTCAGACTCTGACCATCAGTAGGGGCCAGAGTTAACAGTGACAGAGCTCAGACTCTCACCATCAGTAGGGGCCAGAGTTAACAGTGACAGAGCTCAGACTCTGACCATCAGTAGGGGCCAGAGTTAACAGTGACAGAGCTCAGACTCTCACCATCAGTAGGGGCCAGAGTTAACAGTGACAGAGCTCAGACTCCCACCATCAGTAGGGGCCAGAGTTAACAGTGACAGAGCTCAGACTCCCACCATCAGTAGGGACCAGAGTTAACAGTGACAGAGCTCAGACTCTGACCATCAGTAGGGACCAGAGTTAACAGTGACAGAGCTCAGACTCCCACCATCAGTAGGGACCAGAGTTAACAGTGACAGAGCTCAGACTCCCACCATCAGTAGGGGCCAGAGTTAACAGTGACAGAGCTCAGACTCCCACCATCAGTAGGGGCCAGAGTTAACAGTGACAGAGCTCAGACTCCCACCATCAGTAGGGACCAGAGTTAACAGTGACAGAGCTCAGACTCCCACCATCAGTAGGGACCAGAGTTAACAGTGACAGAGCTCAGACTCTCACCATCAGTAGGGGCCAGAGTTAACAGTGACAGAGCTCAGACTCTGACCATCAGTAGGGGCCAGAGTTAACAGTGACAGAGCTCAGACTCCCACCATCAGTAGGAGCCAGAGTTAACAGTAGCAGAGCTTGCATTCTGACCATCAGTAGAGGCCAGAGTTAACAGTGACAAACGGAGCTCAGACTCTGACAATCAGTAGGGGCCAGAGTTAACAGTGGCCATCAGGCTATTGACCACAACCATCAGTAGGGCCCAGAGTTAACGCACTGTCTCGACAGCCCGCAGGCAGGAAGCAGCAACACAGCGTTCACTCTGGGCCGTAACGATGGCAGCGCCCCAAGGGAACCGCCAACAGCTCTGCCCGTCAGTAGGCTCCACAGTTAACAgcctccagcacctccatgggGCACCGAATGCAGTGTTAactctggaacctactgatAACATCTAGAGTGTACACAGTGCAACCTTAACTCTGAAACCTACTGATAACATCTAGCGTGTACAGAGTGCAACGTTAACTCTGGAACCTACCGATAACATCTAGAGTGTACACAGTGCCAACGTTAactctggaacctactgatAACATCTAGCGTGTACAGAGTGCAACATTAACTCTGGAACCTACCGATAACATCTAGAGTGTACACCGTGCAATGTTAactctggaacctactgatAACATCTACAGTGTACACTGTGCAGTGTTAACTCTGGAACCTACCGATAACATCTACAGTGTACACCGTGCAATGTTAactctggaacctactgatAACATCTACAGTGTACACCGTGCAGTGTTAactctggaacctactgatAACATCCACAGTGTACACCGTGCAGTGTTAACTCTGGAACCTACCGATAACATCTACAGTGTACACCGTGCAGTGTTAACTCTGGAACCTACCGATAACATCCACAGTGTACACCGTGCAGTGTTAactctggaacctactgatAACATCTACAGTGAACACAGTGCACACAGTGCAACGTTAACTCTGGAACCTACCGATAACATCTACAGTGTACACCGTGCAGTGTTAactctggaacctactgatAACATCTACAGTGAACACAGTGCACACAGTGCAACGTTAACTCTGGGACCTACCGATAACATCTACAGTGTACACCGTGCAGCGTTAactctggaacctactgatAACATCTACAGTGTACACAGTGCACACAGGGCAACGTTAACTCTGGAACCTACTGCTTCCCCCTCCCAGCAGTTTCCCAGCCCCATTGTCAGTAGTCTCCAGAGTGAACACCCCCCCCGTTACCTGGAATCCATCTTCCCGGGCCCGAAGCCGCCGCGGTcgccgccccggccccctcGGAAGCCGCCGCGCTcgccgccccggccgccccggTAGCCGCCGCGCTCGAagcccccgcggccgccgcgccgctccTCGCCGAACCCGCCGCCGCCTGCGACCCCAAAACCGGGGGGTGGGAGGTCACGGGGGGGGCAGTGCCCCCAGCGTCCCCCCCGCTCCCTCCAGTAAGTCCCAGTCTCCCCCCGGCGCCCCCAGCCTCACCCATGTGGTTGGCTCCgcgggggccgccccccccggggTACTTGCCCCCCATGTGTGGGGCACCGGGCCCCTCGGGTTTGGGGGCCTTGCACTGGTTGCACTCGTTGCGCCACGAGAAGTTCATGTTCTCGCAGGCCCTGGGGGGACGCGGACACCAGTTGCCTCCCAGTCCAGCCCAGCGCCTCCCAGTCCCTCCGGTGTCCCCCAGTCACCCTGGCTCCTCCACCGCCCTCCCaattccctcccagtccctcccagtccccccgctcccctcccagtccatcccagtgccccccaatcccctccagtccatcccagttcccttccAGTGCCCCCAAATTTCctccagtcccctcccagtgccccccagtccctcccaatctcccccagttccctcccagtccctcccagtgccccccagttccccccattccctcccagtgccccccaatctcccccagtccatcccagtgccccccattCCCTCCAAGTGCCCCCCAAtctcccccagtccctcccagtgccccccaatctcccccagtccatcccagtgccccccagttccctcccagttccctcccagtgccccccattccctcccagtgccccccaatctcccccagtccatcccagtgccccccaatctccctccagtccctcccagtggcccccagttccctcccagtgccccccaatcTCCCctagtccctcccagtgccccccagttccctcccagtgccccccagttccctcccagtgccccccagttccctcccagtgcccccaatctcccccagtccctcccagtgccccccattccctcccagtgacccccaatctcctccagtccctcccagtgccccccagtccctcccagtgcccccaatctcccccagtccctcccagtgccccccaatctcccccagtccatcccagtgccccccagtcccctcctaatctcccccagtcccctcccagtgccccccaatctcctccagtccctcccagtcccctcccaatctcccccagtccctcccagtgccccccagtcccacccagtgccccccaatctcccccagtccctcccagtgccccccagttccctcccagtgccccccaatctcccccagtccctcccagtgccccccattccctcccagtgccccccaatcTCCCCTAGTCCCTCCCAGTGCACCCCaatccatcccagtgccccccaatctcccccagtccatcccagtgccccccagttccctcccagtgccccccaatctcccccagtccctcctAGTATCCCCCAATctcccccagttccctcccagtgcccaatccctcccagtgccccccaatctcccccagtccctcccagtgccccccattccctcccagtgccccccaatctcccccagtccctcccagtgcccattctcccccagtccctcccagtgccccccaatctcccccagtccatcccagtgccccccagtccctcccagtcccctcccaatctcccccagtgccccccagtctcccccagtccctcccagtgccccccagttcccccgGTCGCACTCACGGGTTGGGGCACTTCCAGTCCCCGGCGCgctgctgcccccccccgccgctgGAGTAGCCGCCGCGGCCGGAGCCGCCGGAGCCGGAGCCGCCGAAGCCGCCGCGTCCCATGGGGCCTGCGCGGGCGGATCGCGGCGCCTCGTCACGAACGGGCGCGGAACGCGCGGGTTTGGTCAAaacggggggcgcgggggggaaAAACCCCGGTTCGGGGGGAAAAAGAGGTTTTGGGGTGAGAAACGGGGATTTGAGTGGAAAGTTTTGCAGTGAGAAAACGGGGTGTTGGAGTTTCAGGGTGGAAAAGTCTCAGGGTTGgggatagaaaaaaaaaaaagaggcattttgGGGTgagagttttggggtgaaaagggAGATTTTGAGGTGAaaaggttttggggtgaaaaaggGAGATTGGGGGAAAGTTTGGGGGTGaaaagggggatttggggggaagaGGGTTCGGGGGATGAAGGAGtaaaggggatttgggggtgaatAAGGTTTTAGGgtaaaaaccagcattttagAGTGAAAAAGAGTTTTGGGGAGAAACACAAGAGATTTTGGGGTGCCAAAACACCGTTTTTTGGTGGAAAAAGGagtgttttggggtgaaaaagaGGGATTTGAGGATAATGTTTTGGGCTGAAAAAGGGGATTTCAGGGGGACACAAGGGCCATTCGGGGGTGAAAAGGGATTCGAGGGTcagggtggttttggggtgacAAAGGGAGGTTTTCGTGCGGGGAAAAAAAGGGGTATTTGGGGTGAAAAGCGGGGGTTTTGGGGCGAAAAAGCGTAGTTTTGGGGTGGCAAAGGCGGGCGCAGAGGTGAAACAcggggatttggggtgaaagGCGGCGGTTTGGGGTCTCACCTCcccggccgcggccgccccggccgcccccgcggtTGAAGTCGGCGCGGCGGGTGGCGAACGACACCTTGATGGGGTTCCCGGAGAACTCCTTGCCTGAAAACCAGCGGATTTGGCCCAAAATGAGGGCCGGGGGGCTTTTGGGTGAATTTGGGGCCAATTCAGGAGGTTTTGGGTCTCGCCATTGAACCAGCTCAGGGGGGGGCGTGTTGGATCAAACCAAGTCAATGGCCAGGGGGGGGTTTGGGCTGAACCAAGCGCTGGGGACggtgttttggggtgaatttggggggttttgggtctCACCATTGAACCAGTCGGTGGGGGTTTGGGTCAAACCAAGTCaatggcggggggggggtcggGTCGAACCAgttggtgggggggggggattTTGGGATAAATCCAGCAGGTTTTGGGTCTCAGCATCAAACTAGTCAATGGAGGCAGAGTTTTGGGTCAAACCAAGTTCATAGcggggattttggggtgaattttAGGGGTTTTGGGTCTCACTGTTGAATCAGTCAATAACGGGGGGGCGTTTTGGGTCAAACCAAGTCAACGCGGGGGGGAAATTTGGGTCAAACCAAGTTGATGGCAGGGGGGTGGGGTGAATTTTAGGGGGTTTGGAGTGAATTCAGGGGGTTTCAGGTCTGTGGAATTGGTCGATACCGGGTGGGGGGGGGAGTTTGGGTCAAACCAAGTTGATggcaggggggtttggggctgccCAACCAGCGgatggcgggggggggaagtTTTGGGGTGAGTTTCAGGGGTTTTGGGTCTCACCATCGAACCAGTCGATGGCGGCCTTGGCCGAGGGGGGGTCGTCGAAGGACACGGTCGCCTCCCCCTTGAGCTTCCCGGTCTCGCGGTCCGTGTACAGGTTGATCATGGGCTGCCCCGTCTTCTTGTTGGTCTGGGGGGGAAGGAGCCTCGTTAGCGCCTCGTTAGCGCCTCCCGAGCATCCCGCCGCCTCAATTAGCGCTAACGAGGCTCTCGCCTTGATGATGCCGATCTGTTTGAAGTAATCGGCCACCGACTCCACGGTGACGTTCTCGCCCAGGCCCTGCACGAAGATCGTGTTGTTGTCCGAGTTATCCTGCTCGCCTGCGGAAGAGCTCGTTAGCGCCGCCTCGTTAGCGCTCATCAGCGGCCCCGAACCCCCGGCCACCCCGGAACCCTTCGGCTTTAACGAGCTCGTCAACCCTTCGCCACCGCCAACCCTTCGCCACCGCCAACCCTTCGCCACCGTCAACCCTTCGCCACCGTCAACCCTTCGTCAACCCTTCGCCATCGTCAACCCTTCGCCACCGCCAACCCTTCGCCACCGCCAACCCTTCGTCAACCCTTCGTCACCGTCAACCCTTCGCCACCGTCAACCCTTCGCCACCGTCAACCCTTCGCCACCGTCAACCCTTCGCCACCGTCAACCCTTCGCCACCGTCAACCCTTCGTCAACCCTTCGCCATCGTCAACCCTTCGCCACCGTCAACCCTTCGCCACCGTCAACCCTTCGTCACCGCCAACCCTTCGCCATCGTCAACCCTTCGCCACCGCCAACCCTTCGCCACCGCCAACCCTTCGCCACCGCCAACCCTTCGCCACCGCCAACCCTTCGCCATCGTCAACCCTTCGCCACCGTCAACCCTTCGCCACCGTCAACCCTTCGCCACCGTCAACCCTTCGCCACCGTCAACCCTTCGCCACCGTCAACCCTTCGCCACCGTCAACCCTTCGTCAACCCTTCGCCATCGTCAACCCTTCGCCACCGTCAACCCTTCGCCACCGTCAACCCTTCGTCAACCCTTCGCCATCGTCAACCCTTCGCCACCGTCAACCCTTCGCCACCGTCAACCCTTCGTCAACCCTTCGCCATCGTCAACCCTTCGCCATCGTCAACCCTTCGCCACCGCCAACCCTTCGCCACCGCCAACCCTTCGCCACCGCCAACCCTTCGCCACCGCCAACCCTTCGCCACCGCCAACCCTTCGCCACCGCCAACCCTTCGCCACCGCCAACCCTTCGCCACCGCCAACCCTTCGCCACCGCCAACCCTTCGCCACCGTCAACCCTTCGTCAACCCTTCGCCATCGTCAACCCTTCGCCACCGTCAACCCTTCGCCACCGTCAACCCTTCGCCACCGCCAACCCTTCGCCACCGTCAACCCTTCGCCACCGCCAACCCTTCGCCACCGCCAACCCTTCGCCACCGCCAACCCTTCGCCACCGCCAACCCTTCGCCACCGCCAACCCTTCGCCACCGCCAACCCTTCGCCACCGCCAACCCTTCGCCACCGTCAACCCTTCGCCACCGCCAACCCTTCGCCACCGCCAACCCTTCGCCACCGTCAACCCTTCGCCACCGCCAACCCTTCGCCACCGCCAACCCTTCGCCACCGCCAACCCTTCGCCACCGCCAACCCTTCGCCACCGCCAACCCTTCGCCACCGCCAACCCTTCGCCATCGTCAACCCTTCGCCACCGTCAACCCTTCGCAGCCCCATCCCCCTCGTTAGCGCCTAATTAATCGCCCCCATTAAACCCCAATTAGCCCTCTCCTGAGCCCTCCGATTAAATCTTCTCCCCCATTACCGCAATTAATCCTTTTCTCTATTAACCCCAATTAATCGTTATTAGCCCCCAATTAGTCCTTCTGCCCCATCAATCCTACTAGTACCCAATTAATGCCCTCTCCCTCGTTAGCCCGAATTAATCCTCTCATTAGCCCCCAATTAATCCTCCCCCCATTAACCCCAATTAATCATTAGCCCCCCATTAATTATCTTCAACCCCACTACCCCAATTACCCATCCCCCTCGTTAACCCTCTTATTACTCCAATTAACCCTCTAATTACCCTCCAATTGCCCCTTCCCCCCCACTAACCCTCTAATtaacccccagtgacccccccccaaTTAGCCCCTAATTAATTAACCCTCGTTACCAGGATCGTGCCGCGGCCCTTGGTCCCGAGGTCCTTCCAGCACATGCAAGAATTAAAAGGCCGAGCGTTAATTAGTTAATTGGGGGGGGACTCAcaccccggcccctcccccgcccccaaaccccccagaaAAGGGacaaactgggggaaaaaaccgcTTTTTAACCCGCACCCCTTTTGGggcaaaaaaatcaccattttgGCCAAAGCACCACTCGTGGTTTTCACCgtttcccccccaaaaccggGGGATCCCCTGGAAGCCGCGGCTGGTCGCCAAATCCGGgcttttcaccccaaaaccgcGGCCGTCGCTCtctggggtggtttttttggtttttatttcgTCCCCAAACGCTCGTTTTTTCACCTCAAAACAGCCACCAGCAAAACCCACAGCGAAGAGAACGGTGCGAGAAGTCGCGGAATTGGTCAGACCAGGTGCACTGCAGCCCACGCGCCCCGTTTTGGGGCCAAAACCCCACACTTCAccgttttttgccttttcaccAACCTCAGGTCACCGGCACTTCACACAAAGCCCCAAAACCGACATTTTTTACCTCCTTTTTCCCCCACAGCCGAACTTTGCACCAAACCTttggtttttcagtttttttacCACCACATGCAACCGTTTTGGctaaaaaccacccaaaaaagGTCAACCCCACCATTTTAGGTCAAAAACCATCTTTTTCGGTCAAAACCCATTTTTTAGGTCAAAACCCACCACTTTCGGTCAAAAACCATTATTTTAGGTCAAAAACCACCACTTATTATTTTAGGTCAAAAACCACCACTTTAGGTCAAAACCCATTTTTTAGGTCAAAAACCACCACTTTAGGTCAAAAACCATTATTTTAGGTCAAAACCCACCACTTTAGGTCAAAAACCACCACTTATTATTTTAGGTCAAAAACCACCACTTTAGGTCAAAACCCATTACTTTAGGTCAAAAACCACCACTTTAGGTCAAAAACCATTATTTTAGGTCAAAACCCACCACTTTAGGTCAAAAAGCACCACTTATTATTTTAGGTCAAAAACCACCACTTTAGGTCAAAACCCATTTTTTAGGTCAAAAACCACCACTTTAGGTCAAAACCCATTATTTTAGGTCAAAACCCACCACTTTAGGTCAAAAAGCACCACTTATTATTTTAGGTCAAAAACCACCACTTTAGGTCAAAACCCATTTTTTAGGTCAAAAACCACCACTTTAGGTCAAAAACCATTATTTTAGGTCAAAAACCATTATTTTAGGTCAAAAACCACCACTTTAGGTCAAAAAGCACCACTTTGTCTGAGTCGGCATGGTCCCGTTCCGGCCGTGTTTCCACCCGTGTGCGTGTCGGTTCATTTTTCCTCCGTTTGCCCCCCAAAAACGCCCTTTCCGTGGCTATTTTTGGCGCTGCCGTCGCCTCCGGCCGGTCGCtacaaacacctttttttttttagggtttttcaccccaaaactgtCACGGAGAGAAGGGGTTAAGAACAGACACTTTCAGCTCGGTGCGTTTTTGGGTTCAAACGCCGAACTCTTGGCACTTACCACCGAATTTATTGAAGCCACCGCGCTCACCACCGCTGAGGAGATAAATGGGAAGATAATCAGGTTGTATTTTTAATCCCCTGCCCTACGAGAGGTTCTTATTTTGGGGCCAAACCAGCGCTTTTGAGCAGTTTCCTCCtccagccgccgccgccgcttcgTCTCGGACGCAGGatccaaaaaaacaacccccgATTTTGCCGTTTTCCGCCTCATTTtctcccccccctccccccgtCGTCGCTTTTCCACCCCCCGAAACTTGATGTTTTCTACAGCCccttttttgtggctttttttggtttcggttttgctttgtttgggttttttttttttttttttgcacttttccccctttctgcctttttttaacCCAAAAAGAGCGTTGCATTGGGCAGGTTTCGCTGCCTTTCACACCTGCAGCACACAAAACGCAGAGTTTGTTAACAGGCACAACAGCAgcgacaaaaaataaaaaaaaagagcaaaaaaaaatgaaaggatcataaaaaaaaaggaaaacaccaaaaaaccaccaagcaCCCGCGCTCGCCCCCCCATACTCACCTCCCGCCGCCCCAAAAAGCGGCTTTTTCGGCCCAAAACTGGGGGGGCGACGCGCGCAAACCCAACGCTTTGTATTTTGCGGTTCAAACCACcgttattacttttttttttgcttgcgTCATTACGTTTTTTTTGGGGCGTTTTCTCCCTTCGTGCACCGGGACACCACACACGTTCTCACCCAGCAACCAGCGGCAAACACCCAAAACCTGCGTTTTTCCGCTCATTCTTTAACCCCAACCATCAGGTTTTTGTGTCAGTTTTCTCCGCAGTGACCTCAAAACGCaccattttcctccttttttccctcaaaCCTGGGGCAGCCGCCCCCATTGCGACCGGCACCGGAGCCTCCCCGTGACCTTCACAACCAGCTTTGCCGAGTGGGCTTTTTTCCCCCGCTTTTTgcccaaaaaaaccaccatttttttttttccccccctgctTCGGGGAGGCTTCACCACCTCTCAGCGCCCCCCCTTTGGTTGCATTTTGGGGGCGTTTGCGCCGATTTTGGTCGGgccgcgccccccccccacccctcgGTTCTCCAGGGGGCGTTTCCGCCCCGCGGGTTTTTGGGGCCCAAACCGCGGGTTTTGGGGCCCAAAGCGCCGTCCCCCCCCCACGACACCTACCCCATGTTGCtgccgcggccgccccggctcCCGCGGCCCCCCCGCTCGTAGCCCCCCCGGCCGtagccgccgcggccgccgcggtTCCGCTCCTGCTGCCCGTAGCCGCTCGAGTCCTGGTACCCGCCGCTCAGCgccggctgctcctgcccgtAGCTGCCGGCTGCGGAAACGCCGCTGCGTCGGAGACGGCCGCGAAGGAGCAGCAACggcccccaaaaccaccccaagaTAGCGAAAATGGCTCCGCAATGAGCCCAAACGGCCCCAAAATTGTGGCAAAACAGCCCAAAGGCCAAAACCCCCAAGTATCCATCAGGatccccccaaaaaccccaaccgCATCCACCGCAACCACAACCCAACGGCGGCCAACCCAACTCTGTCCGACCCAACTGCATCCACCCAACCGTGTTCAACCCGTGTCCACCCCAACCACAACCCAACGGCGTCcaacccaaccccaaccccaacccaacAGCGTCcaacccaaccccaaccccaacccaacGGCGTCCAACCCGACCCCATCCAACCCAACCCCATCCAACCCAACCCCATCCCCAACCCAACGGCATCCAACCCAACGGCATCCAACCCAACCCCATCCCCAACCCAACGGCGTCCAACCCAACCCCATCCAACCCAACCCCATCCACAACCCAACGGCGTCCAACCCAACCCCATCCAACCCGTGTCCACCCCAACCACAACCCAACGACATCCAACCCAACCCCATCCAACCCAACCCCATCCACAACCCAACAGCATCCAACCCGACCCCATCCAACCCGTGTCCACCCCAACCACATCCACAACCCAACCCCATCcaacccaaccccaaccccaacccaacGGCATCCAACCCGACCCCATCCAACCCAACCCCATCCACAACCCAACGGCGTCC comes from the Caloenas nicobarica isolate bCalNic1 chromosome 38, bCalNic1.hap1, whole genome shotgun sequence genome and includes:
- the FUS gene encoding RNA-binding protein FUS isoform X2 is translated as MASNDYSQTATQSYGAYPAPPGQGYGQQSGQPYGQQSYSGYGQNSDSSYGQNSYSSSYGQSQSSYNTQSAPQGYGSGGYGSGQSSQSSYGQPSSYPSYSQPPAGGTSAGSSYGSSSQSSSYGQPPPSSGYSQGGYSGGQGGYGQQGYTPSSSYSQQGQYSGSASGSYGQEQPALSGGYQDSSGYGQQERNRGGRGGYGRGGYERGGRGSRGGRGSNMGGGERGGFNKFGGPRDQGPRHDPGEQDNSDNNTIFVQGLGENVTVESVADYFKQIGIIKTNKKTGQPMINLYTDRETGKLKGEATVSFDDPPSAKAAIDWFDGKEFSGNPIKVSFATRRADFNRGGGRGGRGRGGPMGRGGFGGSGSGGSGRGGYSSGGGGQQRAGDWKCPNPACENMNFSWRNECNQCKAPKPEGPGAPHMGGKYPGGGGPRGANHMGGGGFGEERRGGRGGFERGGYRGGRGGERGGFRGGRGGDRGGFGPGKMDSRGDHRQDRRERPY
- the FUS gene encoding RNA-binding protein FUS isoform X1; protein product: MASNDYSQTATQSYGAYPAPPGQGYGQQSGQPYGQQSYSGYGQNSDSSYGQNSYSSSYGQSQSSYNTQSAPQGYGSGGYGSGQSSQSSYGQPSSYPSYSQPPAGGTSAGSSSYGSSSQSSSYGQPPPSSGYSQGGYSGGQGGYGQQGYTPSSSYSQQGQYSGSASGSYGQEQPALSGGYQDSSGYGQQERNRGGRGGYGRGGYERGGRGSRGGRGSNMGGGERGGFNKFGGPRDQGPRHDPGEQDNSDNNTIFVQGLGENVTVESVADYFKQIGIIKTNKKTGQPMINLYTDRETGKLKGEATVSFDDPPSAKAAIDWFDGKEFSGNPIKVSFATRRADFNRGGGRGGRGRGGPMGRGGFGGSGSGGSGRGGYSSGGGGQQRAGDWKCPNPACENMNFSWRNECNQCKAPKPEGPGAPHMGGKYPGGGGPRGANHMGGGGFGEERRGGRGGFERGGYRGGRGGERGGFRGGRGGDRGGFGPGKMDSRGDHRQDRRERPY